Proteins encoded by one window of Kribbella italica:
- a CDS encoding HIT family protein, with protein MPTPVGQPTPVGQPTPVGQPADDVCTFCAIATGRLPARVVYEDDSAIAFLDIRPLRRGHTLVVPRVHVVDLAAEGAGEAVAAVGPALQRTTRLLLERLPADGVSLLQANRAAAGQEVFHLHFHLVPRWTGDRRLNDWTSDTEAGGALDDLHDQLTEPRV; from the coding sequence GTGCCGACTCCCGTCGGCCAGCCGACTCCCGTCGGCCAGCCGACTCCCGTCGGCCAGCCGGCCGACGATGTCTGCACCTTCTGCGCGATCGCCACGGGTCGTCTTCCGGCGCGGGTGGTGTACGAGGACGACTCCGCGATCGCGTTCCTCGACATCCGGCCGCTGCGCCGCGGGCACACGCTGGTCGTGCCGCGCGTCCACGTGGTCGACCTGGCTGCTGAGGGCGCCGGCGAGGCCGTCGCCGCGGTCGGTCCCGCTCTGCAGCGGACGACCCGGCTCCTCCTCGAGCGCTTGCCTGCTGACGGGGTGAGCCTCCTCCAGGCCAACCGAGCTGCTGCTGGGCAGGAGGTGTTTCACCTGCACTTCCATCTCGTCCCGCGGTGGACGGGTGATCGCCGGCTGAACGACTGGACCTCTGATACAGAAGCCGGCGGTGCGCTGGACGACTTGCATGACCAGCTGACGGAGCCGCGCGTCTGA
- a CDS encoding N-acetyltransferase: MSSSILPPEDEHLTTGWEPEVPADDSFVRQAVLAHASWAVAAARRADRPWYDGDTWAGGILGDRGPITNWIVPKQPVDPAEVIASIDRELPRTVPYLYVSAWPTGDLTPYGLALAGHPPLMMRFPGTPITPPTTDLEIRQVTDDPTLADAERVLIEGYPLPELQPYEPGSLYSPSFLADDTSAWVAYDGTTPLATSVAHTAHGLTVVENVAVLPQARGRGAGAAITWAATTHHPTQPATLIASDAGQPVYQRLTYHRLERWTVWVRP; the protein is encoded by the coding sequence ATGAGCTCATCGATCCTGCCGCCGGAGGACGAACACCTCACGACCGGCTGGGAGCCGGAGGTCCCCGCCGACGATTCATTCGTCCGCCAGGCGGTCCTCGCCCACGCGTCCTGGGCCGTCGCGGCCGCCCGGCGGGCCGACCGTCCCTGGTACGACGGCGACACCTGGGCCGGCGGCATCCTCGGCGACCGCGGCCCGATCACCAACTGGATCGTCCCGAAACAACCGGTCGACCCCGCCGAAGTGATCGCATCCATCGACCGCGAACTCCCCCGCACCGTCCCGTACCTGTACGTCAGCGCCTGGCCGACCGGCGACCTCACGCCGTACGGCCTGGCCCTCGCAGGCCATCCCCCGCTGATGATGCGCTTCCCCGGTACGCCGATCACCCCGCCGACCACCGACCTCGAGATCCGCCAGGTCACCGACGATCCCACCCTCGCCGACGCCGAACGAGTCCTCATCGAGGGCTACCCACTCCCCGAACTCCAGCCGTACGAACCCGGTTCCCTCTACTCCCCGAGCTTCCTCGCCGACGACACGAGCGCCTGGGTGGCGTACGACGGCACCACCCCGCTCGCTACCTCAGTAGCCCACACCGCCCACGGCCTCACCGTCGTCGAGAACGTCGCCGTCCTCCCCCAAGCCCGAGGCCGAGGCGCCGGCGCCGCCATCACCTGGGCCGCCACCACCCATCATCCAACCCAACCGGCGACCCTCATCGCCAGCGACGCCGGCCAGCCCGTCTACCAACGCCTCACCTACCACCGCCTAGAACGCTGGACCGTCTGGGTCCGCCCCTGA
- a CDS encoding FAD-binding oxidoreductase has protein sequence MTGSSAARSGVDGLRAAVQGEVLTDLDAAYEVAGKTFNVQGYPAVVVRCAGAEDIAAALRYAGEHQLPVAVRSGGHHPAGFGTNDGGLVIDVGLLDEVSVLPDRRTVRIGTGATWGRVAKELGSSGLAISSGDTAAVGVGGLLGGGGIGWMVRRLGLALDSVVGAEVVTADGVARRVDAVNEPELFWGVRGSAGSLGVVTSYDVVAVEQPTVLFGSLLFPWTQLEQVVTGWAAYLADAPVELSSSVQLPPTMVADRQAPIAVMVCVSGDLAQAEQLLAPLRALGTVLTDTVAEIPYGDILTTEQMPPGWTLRMRNGLFNRWAPELVETLAEARRRMPAMAVDVRALGGAYGAVGADAAAFAHRGARFMVNAVLLGTTEMYGGQVDEFEELWKGLAPERAYGNFLSHPTADDLDRCFPKSHRDRLAALKDAVDPQGVFGTALTVPPTERSA, from the coding sequence ATGACGGGAAGTTCGGCAGCGCGGTCCGGGGTCGACGGGCTGCGGGCGGCGGTGCAAGGCGAGGTGCTCACGGACCTCGATGCGGCGTACGAGGTGGCGGGGAAGACGTTCAACGTGCAGGGGTATCCGGCGGTGGTCGTGCGGTGTGCGGGTGCCGAGGACATTGCGGCGGCGCTGCGGTACGCCGGGGAGCATCAGCTGCCGGTGGCGGTGCGGAGCGGCGGGCATCATCCGGCCGGGTTCGGGACGAACGACGGGGGACTGGTGATCGATGTCGGCCTCCTGGACGAGGTGTCGGTGCTGCCGGATCGGCGGACGGTTCGGATCGGGACCGGGGCAACCTGGGGACGAGTGGCCAAGGAGCTGGGGAGTTCGGGGCTGGCGATCTCGTCGGGTGACACGGCTGCGGTGGGGGTCGGCGGGTTGCTCGGTGGCGGTGGGATCGGATGGATGGTGCGGCGCCTCGGGCTGGCGCTCGACAGCGTGGTCGGGGCCGAGGTGGTGACCGCCGATGGAGTCGCTCGCCGGGTGGATGCGGTGAACGAGCCGGAGCTGTTCTGGGGTGTTCGGGGTTCCGCTGGGAGCCTGGGCGTCGTCACGTCGTACGACGTGGTGGCGGTGGAGCAGCCGACGGTGCTGTTCGGGAGTCTGTTGTTCCCGTGGACGCAGCTCGAGCAGGTGGTGACCGGCTGGGCCGCGTATCTGGCGGATGCGCCGGTGGAGTTGTCCTCGTCGGTGCAGCTCCCGCCGACGATGGTCGCCGACCGGCAGGCGCCGATCGCCGTGATGGTGTGCGTCTCGGGTGATCTCGCGCAGGCCGAGCAGTTGCTCGCGCCGCTGCGGGCTCTCGGCACGGTGCTCACCGACACCGTGGCGGAGATCCCGTACGGCGACATCCTGACCACCGAGCAGATGCCGCCGGGCTGGACGCTGCGGATGCGGAACGGGCTGTTCAACCGGTGGGCGCCTGAGCTGGTGGAGACGCTGGCCGAGGCCCGTCGGCGGATGCCGGCGATGGCGGTGGACGTTCGGGCGCTCGGGGGTGCGTACGGCGCGGTCGGTGCGGACGCGGCGGCGTTCGCGCATCGCGGGGCGCGGTTCATGGTGAACGCGGTTCTGCTCGGCACGACTGAGATGTACGGCGGTCAGGTCGACGAGTTCGAGGAGCTCTGGAAGGGGCTGGCGCCGGAGCGTGCGTACGGGAACTTCCTGTCGCATCCGACGGCGGACGACCTCGACCGGTGCTTCCCGAAGTCCCATCGGGACCGGCTGGCGGCGTTGAAGGACGCGGTGGATCCGCAGGGGGTTTTCGGTACGGCGCTGACGGTGCCGCCGACCGAGCGCAGCGCCTGA
- a CDS encoding RNA polymerase sigma factor: MSDPVPVIPGDPDTARDATHSAGAVAPDGELEAAIRAGAPKALATLVRRYGVFDQCEDAVQEALLAASAQWREQGVPVQPVGWLISVASRRLMDGWRRDNARRQRELTDFLRTPVVAETEDTDDTLRLLILCCHPTLSAASQIALTLRSVGGLTTAEVAAALLVPESTVAQRISRAKRLIKEAGARFELPTGDEYDERLRAVLHVLYLIFNEGHTASSGQDLQRLDLAAEALRITRMLHQSVASDRDPADAPPAQRHPAAPTGEVAGLLALMVLTHARRDARTGPGGDLVPADRQDRTRWYTSEIAEGTTLIEATLQSGRVGPYQLEAAIAAVHSEADSVESTDWEQIAGLYRILAEIDPGPMVRLGQAVAVAMTDGPDAGIAIVDALADDRHLGDHHRRLSVLAHLHELAGRYDDARAQYEAALDRTRNTAEQNYLRDRLTHLPPESPT, translated from the coding sequence GTGAGTGATCCGGTACCTGTGATTCCCGGAGATCCCGACACCGCGCGCGATGCGACCCACTCCGCCGGAGCGGTCGCACCTGATGGGGAGCTCGAGGCGGCGATTCGGGCTGGGGCGCCGAAGGCGTTGGCGACGCTGGTGCGGCGGTACGGCGTGTTCGACCAGTGCGAGGACGCCGTCCAGGAGGCGCTGCTCGCGGCGTCCGCGCAGTGGCGCGAGCAAGGCGTACCCGTACAACCGGTTGGTTGGTTGATCAGCGTCGCTTCCCGTCGGCTGATGGACGGCTGGCGCCGCGACAACGCCCGGAGGCAGCGCGAGCTCACCGACTTCCTGCGCACCCCAGTCGTCGCCGAGACCGAGGACACCGACGACACCCTCCGCCTGCTGATCCTCTGCTGCCACCCAACCCTCAGCGCGGCCTCACAGATCGCACTGACCCTCCGCTCGGTCGGCGGCCTGACCACCGCCGAGGTCGCCGCCGCTTTGCTGGTCCCGGAGTCGACGGTCGCCCAGCGCATCAGCCGCGCCAAGCGCCTGATCAAGGAGGCCGGCGCCAGGTTCGAACTACCGACCGGCGACGAGTACGACGAACGCCTGCGCGCCGTCCTGCACGTCCTCTACCTGATCTTCAACGAAGGCCACACCGCCAGCTCCGGCCAGGACCTGCAACGCCTCGACCTGGCCGCCGAAGCGCTTCGCATCACCCGCATGCTCCACCAGTCCGTCGCCTCTGACCGCGACCCCGCCGACGCTCCCCCGGCCCAGCGCCACCCCGCTGCGCCAACAGGCGAGGTCGCCGGGCTGCTGGCGCTGATGGTCCTCACCCACGCACGCCGCGACGCCCGGACCGGCCCCGGCGGCGACCTCGTCCCGGCCGACCGCCAGGACCGCACCCGTTGGTACACCTCGGAGATCGCCGAAGGCACCACCCTCATCGAGGCAACCCTGCAGTCCGGCCGCGTCGGCCCGTACCAACTGGAAGCAGCAATCGCGGCCGTCCACAGCGAGGCCGACTCGGTCGAATCGACCGACTGGGAACAGATCGCCGGCCTCTACCGCATCCTCGCCGAGATCGACCCCGGCCCGATGGTCCGCCTCGGTCAGGCCGTGGCGGTCGCAATGACCGACGGCCCGGACGCCGGGATCGCGATCGTCGACGCCCTCGCCGACGACCGCCACCTCGGCGACCACCACCGCCGCCTGTCGGTCCTCGCCCACCTCCACGAACTCGCCGGCCGGTACGACGACGCCCGCGCCCAGTACGAGGCCGCCCTCGACCGCACCCGCAACACCGCCGAGCAGAACTACCTCCGCGACCGCCTCACCCACCTCCCCCCTGAATCACCCACCTAG
- a CDS encoding YciI family protein, translating into MKFLLLIHNNPEALEGLTAEQRRALIGGDDLVDRIGRLRSAGELVQILALELPSESKTVQTVAGTPVISDRPFLETKEFLAGALVVEVPSIDRALEIAADVPYAAVQRIEVRPIRDLDEAGLAQLDPGE; encoded by the coding sequence GTGAAGTTCTTGCTGCTGATCCACAACAATCCCGAGGCCCTGGAGGGCCTGACCGCCGAGCAGCGCCGCGCGCTGATCGGCGGCGACGACCTGGTCGACCGCATCGGCCGGCTGCGCTCCGCGGGCGAGCTGGTGCAGATCCTCGCGCTGGAGCTGCCGTCGGAGTCCAAGACCGTGCAGACCGTCGCCGGTACACCGGTGATCTCGGACCGCCCGTTCCTGGAGACCAAGGAGTTCCTCGCCGGTGCTCTGGTCGTCGAGGTCCCGTCGATCGACCGCGCCCTGGAGATCGCCGCCGACGTCCCGTACGCCGCCGTCCAGCGCATCGAGGTCCGCCCGATCCGCGACCTGGACGAAGCGGGCCTGGCGCAGCTGGACCCGGGTGAGTGA
- a CDS encoding TSUP family transporter produces MPDISLWTIVFLVVAAFSAGWIDAVVGGGGLIQLPAMLLGLPNASPAQILSTNKISSLCGTATSAVTFGVKVRPDRRTVIPLTILAGLGAAGGALVATKIPMSWFKPIVLVLLIGVAIYTALKPSLGARTALRWDGRRHYVAAGAVGLLIGFYDGAVGPGTGSFLIFALVGLLGYNFLRASAKAKIANVATNLGAIAVFAAHGAPLWGLGLTMGAANMVGGLLGARTAVARGSKFVRVVFLVVVSALILRLGYDIFA; encoded by the coding sequence GTGCCTGATATCTCCCTGTGGACGATCGTGTTCCTGGTGGTCGCGGCCTTCTCGGCCGGATGGATCGACGCGGTGGTCGGCGGCGGCGGGCTGATCCAGCTCCCCGCGATGCTGCTCGGCCTGCCGAACGCGTCGCCCGCGCAGATCCTGTCGACCAACAAGATCTCCTCGCTGTGCGGTACGGCGACCAGCGCGGTCACGTTCGGGGTGAAGGTCCGCCCGGACCGCCGGACCGTGATCCCGTTGACGATCCTGGCCGGCCTCGGCGCGGCCGGCGGGGCACTGGTCGCGACGAAGATCCCGATGAGCTGGTTCAAGCCGATCGTGCTCGTGCTGCTGATCGGCGTCGCGATCTACACCGCGCTGAAACCGTCCCTCGGCGCCCGCACCGCGCTCAGGTGGGACGGCCGGCGCCACTACGTCGCCGCCGGCGCGGTCGGCCTGCTGATCGGCTTCTACGACGGCGCGGTCGGGCCCGGGACCGGTTCGTTCCTGATCTTCGCGCTGGTCGGCCTGCTCGGCTACAACTTCCTCCGCGCCAGCGCGAAGGCGAAGATCGCGAACGTCGCCACGAACCTCGGCGCGATCGCCGTGTTCGCCGCGCACGGCGCCCCGCTGTGGGGCCTAGGCCTGACGATGGGCGCCGCCAACATGGTCGGCGGCCTGCTCGGAGCCCGTACGGCGGTCGCCCGCGGTAGCAAGTTCGTCCGGGTCGTCTTCCTGGTCGTGGTCAGCGCCCTGATCCTCCGCCTCGGCTACGACATCTTTGCCTGA
- a CDS encoding class I SAM-dependent methyltransferase — protein MVDYDDRLHSVYAAGRAIGQETIDAWMHAFAEVVPPQRPLTVLDLGSGTGRFTGALAETFGGPAYGVEPSARMREQAPAHPGVTYLEGSAEAIPMPDASCDVALLYLSFHHFTDQQQAFHELHRVLRPGGVVLLRSQFADRMPDLPWYRYFPSARAVDAAMYRTVEETERLARAANLVPDDEVRVVEAERQRTLETLYERMSTRALSTFEHLPADEMDAGFEQFRRDAVADPDRPTPVIPATVMVLRRVA, from the coding sequence ATGGTCGATTACGACGACCGCCTGCACAGCGTCTACGCCGCCGGCCGGGCCATCGGCCAGGAGACCATCGACGCCTGGATGCACGCGTTCGCCGAAGTCGTCCCACCGCAGCGCCCGCTGACGGTCCTCGACCTCGGCTCGGGGACCGGCCGCTTCACGGGAGCGCTGGCCGAGACGTTCGGCGGACCGGCGTACGGCGTGGAGCCGTCGGCCCGGATGCGCGAGCAGGCGCCGGCGCATCCCGGCGTGACCTACCTCGAAGGATCCGCCGAGGCGATCCCGATGCCGGACGCGTCGTGCGATGTGGCGCTGCTGTACTTGTCCTTCCACCACTTCACCGACCAGCAGCAGGCGTTCCACGAACTGCATCGCGTCCTGAGGCCCGGCGGCGTCGTGCTGCTGCGCAGCCAGTTCGCCGACCGGATGCCGGACCTGCCCTGGTACCGGTACTTCCCGTCGGCCCGAGCGGTCGACGCCGCGATGTACCGGACGGTCGAGGAGACCGAGCGGCTGGCGCGGGCGGCGAACCTCGTTCCGGACGACGAGGTGCGCGTGGTCGAGGCCGAGCGGCAGCGCACCCTCGAGACGCTGTACGAGCGGATGAGCACGCGGGCGCTGTCGACGTTCGAGCACCTGCCGGCCGACGAGATGGACGCCGGCTTCGAGCAGTTCCGCCGCGATGCCGTAGCGGATCCGGACCGGCCGACACCGGTGATCCCGGCAACGGTGATGGTGCTCCGCCGGGTCGCCTGA
- a CDS encoding cytochrome P450 produces the protein MVTLAELEESPHAALAAVRPVGWMDALDGWVVSGRELAVRVLRDPTVFTVDDPRFSTAQVVGPSMLSLDGTAHSAHRAPFEHAFGLAETRARFTEPVNETVSSLVEAFVQDGAADLRRTLAGPLSVAVVAYSLGLPPASASTVLGWYEAISDSVTGVAAGRRVTAAGAEAFGRLHAHVASGIESSDSLVAEAAHAGLGVDEVVANAAVLMFGGIETTEGMITNCLWHLLTSRAQLDQVLADPSLLPNALEESLRLEPAAAVVDRYATEDIELAGCSIRRGDLVVVSLAGAGRDPSVFASPDEFDVRRTNARRHLAWASGPHICLGMHLARLEALTALRAALALPGLRLAPSSPPPRGLVFRKPSAVKAHWDV, from the coding sequence ATGGTGACCTTGGCGGAGTTGGAAGAGTCCCCGCACGCGGCGCTGGCGGCGGTGCGACCGGTCGGGTGGATGGACGCGCTCGACGGGTGGGTGGTCAGTGGGCGCGAGCTGGCCGTGCGGGTGCTGCGGGATCCCACGGTGTTCACCGTCGACGATCCGCGGTTCTCGACGGCGCAGGTGGTCGGGCCGTCGATGCTGTCGCTGGACGGTACGGCGCACTCGGCGCACCGGGCGCCGTTCGAGCACGCCTTCGGGCTGGCGGAGACGCGCGCCCGGTTCACCGAGCCGGTGAACGAGACGGTTTCGTCGCTGGTCGAGGCCTTTGTCCAGGACGGCGCGGCGGACCTGCGGCGCACTCTCGCCGGTCCGCTCTCCGTCGCGGTGGTGGCCTACTCGCTCGGGCTGCCGCCGGCGTCGGCCTCGACCGTGCTCGGCTGGTACGAGGCGATCTCGGACTCGGTGACCGGCGTCGCGGCCGGGCGGCGGGTGACCGCGGCCGGGGCCGAGGCGTTCGGGCGGCTGCACGCACATGTTGCCTCCGGCATCGAGTCGTCGGACTCGCTGGTCGCCGAGGCGGCGCACGCCGGGCTCGGCGTGGACGAGGTGGTGGCGAACGCGGCGGTACTGATGTTCGGCGGCATCGAGACCACCGAGGGCATGATCACCAACTGCCTGTGGCACCTGCTGACTTCTCGCGCGCAGCTCGACCAGGTGCTGGCCGACCCGTCGTTGCTGCCCAACGCGCTGGAGGAGTCGTTGCGGCTGGAGCCCGCGGCCGCTGTGGTCGACCGGTACGCGACCGAGGACATCGAGCTCGCCGGCTGCTCGATCCGTCGAGGGGACCTGGTCGTCGTCTCGCTGGCCGGCGCCGGTCGCGATCCTTCGGTCTTCGCGTCGCCGGACGAGTTCGACGTACGGCGTACGAACGCCCGGCGGCACCTGGCCTGGGCCAGTGGTCCGCACATCTGCCTCGGCATGCACCTGGCCCGGCTCGAGGCGCTCACCGCGCTGCGGGCCGCGTTGGCGTTGCCGGGGTTGCGGCTCGCGCCGTCGTCGCCTCCGCCGCGTGGGCTGGTCTTCCGCAAGCCTTCAGCGGTGAAGGCGCACTGGGACGTCTAG
- a CDS encoding MBL fold metallo-hydrolase, with translation MDHGVVLRRIVTGALATNTWVVHASDGSDAVLVDPGDEPERLAAAVQDLRIRAIVLTHAHWDHHLALPLLAQLVDAPVLAHRAAAEVWAHELQQARATGHWDAGTATADLLPSGRIQLDPDRELWTGRIDHELADGELVTAGELTLHVRHTPGHSPDGITLAMPGHLLTGDTLFPGGPGLTGWPLSDFPTIMTSVETLLTGYAPTTSIHPGHGPSTTIAAEAPSLPDWRRRGW, from the coding sequence GTGGACCACGGCGTCGTACTGCGCAGAATCGTCACGGGTGCCCTGGCGACCAACACCTGGGTGGTTCACGCGAGCGACGGTTCGGACGCGGTGCTGGTCGACCCCGGCGACGAACCGGAGCGACTGGCCGCCGCCGTCCAGGACCTCAGGATCCGCGCGATCGTGCTGACCCACGCTCATTGGGACCACCACCTCGCTCTGCCGCTGCTCGCGCAACTGGTCGACGCTCCGGTGCTCGCTCACCGGGCCGCCGCTGAGGTTTGGGCCCACGAGCTACAGCAGGCTCGGGCGACCGGCCACTGGGATGCCGGTACGGCGACCGCGGACCTGCTGCCCAGCGGGAGGATCCAGCTCGACCCGGACCGCGAGCTCTGGACCGGCCGGATCGATCACGAGCTGGCCGACGGTGAGCTCGTCACAGCCGGCGAGCTCACCCTCCACGTACGGCACACCCCCGGCCACTCCCCCGACGGCATCACCCTCGCGATGCCCGGCCACCTGCTCACCGGCGACACCCTGTTTCCCGGTGGCCCGGGCCTGACCGGGTGGCCGCTGTCCGACTTCCCCACGATCATGACCTCGGTCGAGACCCTTCTCACCGGCTACGCCCCCACTACCTCGATCCATCCCGGCCACGGACCGTCGACGACGATCGCCGCCGAGGCTCCTTCCCTGCCGGACTGGCGGCGTCGCGGCTGGTGA
- a CDS encoding DsbA family oxidoreductase has translation MTTTSTSARPATAPRTIQIWSDLLCPFAHVAVHRLWRTRTELGLDDVVRFDHHVFPLELFDGPHPRRGTDTEAVGLGQIEPAAGFRVWSAADDLYPHTVLLAAEAVLAAKAQSLSAGEQLDRALRIGFWLHSRSISHRAVVLDLATGLDLDHARLTTDLDDGTFRRAVMDDFAVSQGDEITGSPHLFLPDGSAEHNPGITVHWEGPWAAGYPVVDHDRPEVFADLLVRAAGN, from the coding sequence ATGACCACCACGAGCACCTCGGCCCGGCCCGCGACCGCGCCGCGCACGATCCAGATCTGGTCCGACCTGCTCTGCCCGTTCGCCCACGTCGCCGTCCACCGGTTGTGGCGGACCCGCACCGAGCTCGGGCTCGACGACGTGGTCCGGTTCGACCACCACGTCTTCCCGCTCGAGCTCTTCGACGGACCGCACCCGCGCCGGGGAACCGACACCGAAGCGGTCGGCCTCGGCCAGATCGAACCGGCGGCGGGCTTCCGGGTCTGGTCCGCGGCCGACGACCTCTACCCCCACACGGTGCTGCTCGCCGCCGAGGCCGTCCTGGCGGCGAAGGCGCAGAGCCTGTCCGCCGGCGAGCAGCTCGACCGGGCCCTGCGGATCGGCTTCTGGCTGCACAGCCGATCGATCAGCCATCGTGCGGTCGTGCTGGACCTCGCGACCGGCCTCGACCTCGATCACGCCCGGCTGACCACGGACCTGGACGACGGCACCTTCCGCCGTGCCGTGATGGACGACTTCGCCGTCAGCCAGGGCGACGAGATCACCGGCAGCCCGCACTTGTTCCTCCCCGACGGCTCGGCCGAACACAATCCGGGGATCACCGTTCACTGGGAAGGCCCCTGGGCAGCGGGCTACCCGGTCGTCGACCACGACCGCCCGGAGGTCTTCGCCGATCTCCTGGTCCGCGCCGCCGGGAACTGA
- a CDS encoding TIGR03618 family F420-dependent PPOX class oxidoreductase: MTRSETTAEGLELVRAYGSAEHWLAVLVTLRASVEPATSLVNAGLLPHPVTGRPVVAFVARGNTAKQRNLRRDPRATLVFRAGWEWVSVAGEAELAGPDDPLDGVDSEALRRLLRDIYHAAGGRHDDLDEYDREMARDRRTAVLVTPRRFGTNPRGTEHQEHG; the protein is encoded by the coding sequence ATGACACGATCCGAAACGACCGCCGAAGGACTGGAGCTGGTCCGGGCCTATGGGTCCGCCGAGCACTGGCTCGCCGTCCTGGTGACGCTGCGCGCGTCGGTGGAACCGGCGACCAGCCTGGTGAACGCCGGCCTCCTCCCGCATCCGGTGACCGGCCGCCCGGTCGTCGCATTCGTTGCCCGAGGCAACACCGCGAAGCAGCGGAACCTGCGCCGGGACCCGCGCGCCACCCTGGTCTTCCGGGCCGGCTGGGAGTGGGTCTCCGTCGCGGGCGAGGCCGAGCTGGCCGGACCGGACGACCCTCTCGACGGAGTGGACAGCGAGGCCCTGCGCCGGCTGCTGCGCGACATCTACCACGCCGCGGGCGGCCGCCACGACGACCTCGACGAGTACGACCGGGAGATGGCGCGCGATCGGCGGACCGCCGTACTCGTGACTCCCCGGCGGTTCGGCACCAATCCGCGCGGCACCGAGCACCAGGAGCACGGATGA
- the priA gene encoding bifunctional 1-(5-phosphoribosyl)-5-((5-phosphoribosylamino)methylideneamino)imidazole-4-carboxamide isomerase/phosphoribosylanthranilate isomerase PriA, which yields MSENLVLLPAVDVADGQAVRLVQGAAGSETSYGDPLSAALAWQEAGADWIHLVDLDAAFGRGSNRELLADVTGKLDVQVELSGGIRDDDSLEAALATGARRVNIGTAALENPEWCDRIIAQYGDRVAIGLDVRGRTLAARGWTKEGGDLYEVLDRLEKAGCERYVVTDVTKDGMLQGPNLDLYRDLCARTDRPIVASGGVSSLDDLKALSTLVKDGVEGVIVGKALYAGAFTLTEALELTRGGDK from the coding sequence ATGTCTGAGAACCTGGTGCTGCTGCCTGCCGTCGACGTGGCGGACGGGCAGGCGGTTCGGCTGGTGCAGGGCGCGGCCGGCAGCGAGACCTCGTACGGCGACCCGCTGTCCGCCGCGCTGGCGTGGCAGGAGGCCGGCGCCGACTGGATCCACCTGGTCGACCTCGACGCCGCGTTCGGTCGCGGCAGCAACCGCGAACTGCTCGCCGACGTCACCGGCAAGCTCGACGTCCAGGTGGAGCTGTCCGGCGGGATCCGCGACGACGACTCCCTGGAAGCGGCGCTGGCCACCGGCGCCCGCCGGGTCAACATCGGCACGGCCGCGCTGGAGAACCCGGAGTGGTGCGACCGGATCATCGCGCAGTACGGCGACCGCGTCGCGATCGGCCTGGACGTCCGTGGCCGGACGCTGGCCGCGCGCGGCTGGACCAAGGAGGGCGGCGACCTCTACGAGGTGCTCGACCGCCTGGAGAAGGCCGGCTGCGAGCGGTACGTCGTCACCGACGTGACCAAGGACGGCATGCTCCAGGGCCCGAACCTGGACCTCTACCGCGACCTGTGCGCGCGCACCGACCGGCCGATCGTCGCCTCCGGCGGCGTCTCGAGCCTGGACGACCTGAAAGCACTGAGCACGCTCGTGAAGGACGGCGTCGAGGGCGTCATCGTCGGCAAGGCCCTGTACGCCGGCGCGTTCACCCTGACCGAGGCACTCGAACTCACCCGTGGAGGCGACAAGTGA